One Streptomyces mobaraensis NBRC 13819 = DSM 40847 DNA segment encodes these proteins:
- a CDS encoding SH3 domain-containing protein encodes MASEEIVEERARSTAEDGTVVTEASSASSIPSVQAAAEAVFYPLAPGYQVNVRSGPSTSSRLVKILPQNTSVAIRCQTRGETVSGPCGTTNIWDNIAPGQYVSDAYVKTGSSDFVTVRCA; translated from the coding sequence ATGGCCAGCGAAGAGATCGTCGAGGAGCGGGCCCGAAGCACGGCCGAGGACGGGACGGTCGTCACCGAGGCATCGTCCGCTTCATCCATACCGTCCGTCCAGGCCGCGGCGGAGGCCGTTTTCTATCCGCTGGCCCCCGGATACCAGGTGAACGTGCGGAGCGGCCCCAGCACCAGCAGCCGGTTGGTCAAGATCCTCCCTCAGAACACCAGCGTCGCCATCCGCTGCCAGACGCGCGGCGAGACCGTCTCGGGCCCCTGCGGTACGACGAACATCTGGGACAACATCGCGCCGGGTCAGTATGTATCCGACGCCTATGTGAAAACCGGAAGCAGCGACTTCGTGACGGTCCGGTGCGCGTGA